ACATTTTTTCGCTCCGGAAATTGCTTTCCCGTCCACAGGCATACGGCCATAACCGTAGCGCCCGTGAACTGCAGGAAAACTTGAAATGATTGGAAAAGTACATGATACTACTTTTCATAACGCGGTGCCCCGCAGGGCATATAACTAAATATTTACTGTTAACGCTGACGACGTGCTGTTTACGCAAACGTTTGCATCCATACCCAAAAATCATCCTGTCAAACAGCACTGCAAACCGGAACCGAAATTATGCAATCGGTTGCACAATACAAAGCATTTTTTTAACGGATGCTGATACTGGATTCGCCAATCAGAGCGCCGGGCTACTGAATCCTAATCTTTTCAAACCCGTTTTTACTTCCGGGCAACTCATGAAAAGCCTCCACAGCAGCCCGCTCCGGTAGTTTTCGATCATCACCACGATCGGACCCTGGTCAATGGCCAGGTACTGGTAATCAAACCAGTTCGTGGTTTCGTTGAACGCATCGTAAAACCCGTACTCGCCCCACAGGCGGTCGCCCAGCTTATCATAAAAATGCCGCATCGCCTGCATGGAATATTCCGGGGTGTAAGGGAATGAAGATAAAGCCGCCGTCGGCGTAATCACGCCCAGGTCGTTTGTAGGACTGTGCGCATTGTAAAACTCGTGGTTGTCGCTGGCGGTGAGGCCCCAGCATTCCGGCCCGTAACCTTTAAATTTCTTTGGATTGTCGATGCAATATTGGCGGTTGATGAGGGTATGGTTACGGTTCTGTTCCCAGTAATCGGCATACTGATCCTTCAATCCGCGGGGATCGAGGCCGAGGAAGGAATAATGGGCGAAGAAGAGCGGCCCGCCATAAGGAAATCCCAACGGCAATTTGATGCCGTAATAATCTTTCCCGTTATAGAAATGGGTATTCACCGCCCAGCCCTGGTGGTAAGCTTTCGGCGAGATGGGATAGGTGGGAGAAGAAGCCGCCAGCACATAAGCGATCAGG
Above is a genomic segment from Chitinophaga pollutisoli containing:
- a CDS encoding glucoamylase family protein, coding for MTLVQQKTFDYFWKFAHPVSGLAPERTITPDTVTIGGSGFGVMAILVGIERKFITREEGLDRLLKIVNFLLKADHYHGIWPHWMHGATGKTVPFSRRDDGGDIVESAFMWQGLLCVRQYFDREAPKERELRDKIGWMWSETEWNWYTQGGQDVLYWHWSPNQGWAMNHQVRGYNECLIAYVLAASSPTYPISPKAYHQGWAVNTHFYNGKDYYGIKLPLGFPYGGPLFFAHYSFLGLDPRGLKDQYADYWEQNRNHTLINRQYCIDNPKKFKGYGPECWGLTASDNHEFYNAHSPTNDLGVITPTAALSSFPYTPEYSMQAMRHFYDKLGDRLWGEYGFYDAFNETTNWFDYQYLAIDQGPIVVMIENYRSGLLWRLFMSCPEVKTGLKRLGFSSPAL